The Apium graveolens cultivar Ventura chromosome 6, ASM990537v1, whole genome shotgun sequence genome contains a region encoding:
- the LOC141663567 gene encoding abscisic acid 8'-hydroxylase 4-like yields MEFLSTATYITFFLSTLLLYCLIKKAKLKQRQKVKLPPGTMGLPYFGETLQLYSQDPNVLFATKQKRYGDIFKTHILGCPCVMLASPEAARYVLVTHANLFKPTYPKSKENLIGPSALFFHQGNYHTHLRKLVQSSLSPEAIRKLIPDIEATAICTLELCAKQRVTSTFEQMKKFSFEVGILSIFSQLTSNYKTELKKNYCIVDKGYNSFPTNLPGTAYQKATRARKRITQIVSEIISERKNNKSLQKDLLGHLLNYTDDNGQTLTEDQIADNIIGVLFAARDTTASAMTWILKYLHDDRKLLEAVKDEQRTIFKSNNGGILPLTWAQTRKMPITYGVILESLRMASIISYTFREAVVDVEYNGYLIPKGWKVMPLFRNIHHNPEFFADPQKFNSSRFNVAPKPNTYMPFGNGVHACPGNELAKLEILILIHHLVTKYRWEVVESSDAVQYSPFPVPLHGLPARFRRVQRNEVLK; encoded by the exons ATGGAGTTTTTGTCTACTGCTACATACATTACCTTCTTTCTCTCAACTCTTCTATTATATTGCTTGATAAAAAAAGCGAAACTAAAACAAAGGCAAAAGGTTAAGCTTCCTCCGGGTACAATGGGATTACCATATTTTGGAGAGACTCTACAATTATACTCTCAAGACCCAAATGTTTTATTTGCAACAAAACAGAAAAG GTACGGGGATATATTCAAAACACACATCCTTGGTTGCCCTTGTGTAATGCTAGCAAGCCCGGAGGCAGCTCGATATGTTCTAGTGACTCATGCTAACTTGTTTAAACCTACATACCCGAAGAGCAAGGAGAATTTGATTGGTCCTTCTGCACTATTCTTTCACCAAGGAAATTATCACACTCACCTGAGGAAGCTAGTTCAGAGTTCCTTATCTCCCGAAGCAATTCGGAAATTAATTCCTGATATTGAGGCCACAGCCATTTGTACTCTAGAATTATGCGCCAAGCAACGAGTCACTAGCACCTTCGAACAGATGAAGAAG TTCTCATTTGAAGTGGGAATTCTCTCAATATTTAGTCAGTTAACCAGCAATTACAAAACTGAGTTGAAAAAAAACTACTGCATTGTAGACAAGGGGTACAATTCTTTTCCAACAAACTTGCCAGGAACAGCATATCAGAAGGCTACTAGG GCAAGAAAAAGAATTACTCAAATTGTAAGTGAGATTATCAGTGAGAGGAAGAACAATAAATCATTACAGAAGGATCTCTTGGGTCATCTACTCAACTATACAGATGACAATGGGCAGACATTGACAGAGGACCAGATTGCAGATAATATAATCGGAGTACTTTTTGCTGCCCGGGATACAACAGCCAGTGCCATGACATGGATTCTAAAGTACCTCCATGATGACCGTAAACTTCTAGAAGCTGTCAAG GATGAGCAAAGGAcaatatttaaatcaaataatggAGGTATTCTACCATTGACGTGGGCTCAGACTCGAAAAATGCCAATAACATATGGG GTGATATTAGAGAGTTTGAGGATGGCAAGCATCATATCTTACACCTTTAGGGAAGCCGTGGTTGATGTCGAATATAATG GATACCTAATACCTAAAGGATGGAAGGTGATGCCATTATTCAGAAACATCCACCATAATCCGGAGTTCTTCGCTGATCCTCAGAAGTTCAATTCATCCAGATTTAAT GTTGCTCCAAAACCCAATACTTATATGCCATTTGGAAATGGAGTGCATGCTTGTCCTGGAAATGAACTTGCCAAGCTAGAGATACTTATCCTCATCCACCATCTGGTTACCAAATATAG GTGGGAGGTGGTTGAGTCCAGCGACGCGGTTCAGTATTCTCCATTTCCAGTCCCTCTGCATGGCCTCCCTGCTAGATTTCGAAGAGTACAAAGAAACGAAGTGTTAAAATAG